A window from Bradysia coprophila strain Holo2 chromosome X unlocalized genomic scaffold, BU_Bcop_v1 contig_21, whole genome shotgun sequence encodes these proteins:
- the LOC119069018 gene encoding uncharacterized protein LOC119069018, with product MELSDIEISYGEEYLQEFFISDIEQQVGFCGEIYAEKGFNDENGHIVCEDNVTDQPKLPTKTKKSKRRASLTEFSDSTTTKRKNECAKRELNSIVNQLGKIDCQLNTNGDRSRVDIHFYAKFTSFKSNRECTFKYPHEFAGLTDAQAVLPRNGCMENSCAFGNKDRNV from the exons ATGGAGCTCAGTGATATCGAAATATCGTACGGTGAGGAGTATCTACAGGAATTTTTTATTAGCGACATTGAGCAACAAGTCGGTTTTTGTGGTGAAATTTATGCAGAAAAAGGCTTTAATGACGAGAACGGTCATATTGTATGTGAAGATAACGTGACTGACCAACCAAAACTACCTACCAAAACAAAGAAATCGAAACGACGAGCCAGTCTTACTGAATTTAGCGATTCCACTACGACTAAACGTAAAAATGAGTGTGCGAAACGCGAGCTGAACAGCATTGTCAATCAg CTTGGAAAGATTGACTGCCAGCTCAACACAAATGGCGACAGGTCCCGCGTTGACATACATTTTTACGCCAAATTTACCAGCTTTAAGTCGAACCGCGAATGTACTTTTAAGTATCCTCATGAATTTGCTGGACTCACTGATG CACAAGCTGTTCTACCGCGAAACGGTTGCATGGAAAATTCGTGTGCGTTCGGAAACAAAGATCGAAATGTCTAG